ACATGTTCCTGAATTTATTATCGTAGACGGAAACCGTTCTCTAAATGCAAAACTGGGACTTAAAAATACTTTTGGAAGACAGTTTTCTACAGAAGAAATTACCTTATTAAAGTCGATCCCAAACCAGAGCATTATAAAAGGTGATGCTAAATTTTTGAGTATTGCCGCAGCATCTGTCCTGGCCAAAACCTATCGTGATGAATACATGGATCAAATTCATGAGGAATTCCCAATGTATAACTGGAAACAAAACAAGGGGTATCCAACCAAAGAACACCGCGATGCAATCAGGGAATTTGGAACTACTAAATATCACCGCATGAGTTTTAGACTTTTACCGGAACAATTAGAACTTGATTTATTCTAAAAAAGGAAGACTTTTCAAATTGATAAGTCTTCCTTTTTTTATGATAAATGATGCTGTATTTATTACACAAATTCAGCTTCAAATAAATTTGTAAAATGTTTGATGATTTTAGATTTCACTTCTTCTTCATCTACTTTTTCGACACCCAATTCTACATTTAAAGAAGTAACCCCTTTTCCGCGAATGCCGCACGGAATAATATTATCAAAATATCCTAAATCGACATTTACGTTTAAAGCAAATCCGTGCATGGTTACCCATCGTGAAGCACGAACTCCCATTGCACATATTTTTCGGGCAAACGGAGTTCCTGCACCCAGCCATACACCGGTTTCACCTTCGCTCCTGCCTGATTCCAGTCCGTATTCCGCTAAAGTTAAAATAATTGATTCTTCCAGCAGACGCAGGTATTTATGTATATCTGTAAAGAAATTTTCTAAATCCAGAATAGGATAACCTACAATCTGTCCCGGTCCGTGATAGGTGATGTCGCCTCCGCGGTTGATTTTGTAAAATGTCGCTCCTTTGGCTTCGAGCTGTTTCTCGTTTAATAACAAGTTTTCAAGATCGCCGCTTTTACCCAGAGTGTAAACATGCGGATGCTCAACAAACAACAAATAATTAGGTGTTGGCAGATCGCGTTCTTCTCTTCTGTTTTTGATCTTTAAATCGACAATATCTTTAAAGATTTCTTCCTGATATTCCCAGGTCGATTTATAATCTCTATTTCCCAGATCCTGAAGTTGAATTTTTTTATTCATTTTGATTATTTTTCAAACTCAACATCAAAGTTAAGCTTGTCCGGATTCTCCATATAATCCGTAAAAGAGTATTGAATGGTAATTGATTTACGATCGTCGCTGAATAAAGCATTTGGATTAGAGACTTTCTTAACCTTTTTCGGGAAATGGTATTTTACAATATAACTTGATGATGCAAAAATCATTTTTGACATATCTGCAGCAGAATCTTTTGCTTTTGCTGCCAATTTCTGCTGATCGATTACAGCTTTTCTTGTAAACATCTTTCCGTCGTATGTATAACTTAATTTACTGTTGTTGTCTCCAAAACTACTTCCCATTGGGTTTGCACCTGATTTTCCATCTATTTTTTGGAGTGTACTGGCTGTCTGCAGAATATCCTGAAGTTCGTTTACATTTTTAAAATCAGTTGCCATTGTCATTAAAAACTGCTTTTTCTCGGCGCTCATTTTTGTTGTTACCACAAAATTTTCCAGTTTCTTAATCTCTTTTTGAACCTCCGGAGATAATTTGGCAATACTGTCTTTTTTTTCAGCAAATAATTGTTTGAATGTAAAAGTCGAATCAATATCTCTTTGCGCATTGGCTCCCATTTGATTTCCTATCTGGTCTCCTGCCATTTCCATTAAAGCAGAACCGTCAATGTCTACAGAGAATTTTCCCGTTCCGTTATCGTTGATGTAAATATTTTCAGTGAAAGTACAGCTCGTCAGTGCTGCTAATAAAAAAGAAAAACTCAGTAATTTATATAATTTCATTGTATTGTAATTTTTATCAAAGATACGAAGACTATTTTTAATTGTTTGATTGCGGCTTTTATCTAATTTTCAAATACTACTTTAAAACCCATTTTTTCTTCATCTTCCGGAAGTTCCTTAATTGGAATATCCAGCGTAAAACTTTTTCTGTCTTTTGATATGACTGCATTCTTTAATGAAACCGTTTTTATTCTTTTAGGAAAATGGTATTCCATTGCATATTTGCATTCCTTAAAAGCCTCATCCATTTGTTTTGTTAAAATATTTTCCTCCTCTTTCTCTTTTTTCTTTTTTTCTTTCTTTGATTTAACAGCATCTCCATCTACTAAAATTTTTTCAAAAACTTTTCCGTCATAATTATAAGTAAACCTGCTTTTTTTCTTCTCA
This portion of the Flavobacterium gelatinilyticum genome encodes:
- a CDS encoding ribonuclease HII; this encodes MLEKNFSGFVLETGTDEAGRGCLAGPVTAAAIILPADFENQILNDSKQLSEKTRALLRPVIEEQAVCFAVTHLFPDEIDEINILNASMKGMQECILKLKHVPEFIIVDGNRSLNAKLGLKNTFGRQFSTEEITLLKSIPNQSIIKGDAKFLSIAAASVLAKTYRDEYMDQIHEEFPMYNWKQNKGYPTKEHRDAIREFGTTKYHRMSFRLLPEQLELDLF
- the lipB gene encoding lipoyl(octanoyl) transferase LipB — translated: MNKKIQLQDLGNRDYKSTWEYQEEIFKDIVDLKIKNRREERDLPTPNYLLFVEHPHVYTLGKSGDLENLLLNEKQLEAKGATFYKINRGGDITYHGPGQIVGYPILDLENFFTDIHKYLRLLEESIILTLAEYGLESGRSEGETGVWLGAGTPFARKICAMGVRASRWVTMHGFALNVNVDLGYFDNIIPCGIRGKGVTSLNVELGVEKVDEEEVKSKIIKHFTNLFEAEFV